The DNA segment CAAACCTCCTGACTGATGGGGCTTCTGTTGATGTGCAGTGTAGGCGAGCGAGGATCCTGCTGGGTACCATTTTcctgttgtttgttgctttccaCCGATGGGGAAACTTTGCTGTTTAACGCACCCATTCTGTTTTGATGGTAAATTACAATCCCAAACGTTGTAATCGGCAGCGAACGTATTGTTTTGTGGGACGACGAAATTGGTACGCTGCTGCgttgtttcgttcgtttggaTGTTTTGGCGGTTGCGTCGTTTGAAAATGTGACAGTTGAAACATCGAAATGAACAGGTTGCGTCAACGCCATGTTTCGTTCAGTTTATGTtcgttaatttaatttaaaaacacgTAATATTATGGCAAAATATgaatttatacattttgaaACTGTTAAGTTATTTAATATGGAATTTATTGgaattgaaatagtttttcatggcgaaaaaagaagagcaaaTTTTCAACACCAGTTCGTTTGGTATCTGCATGTCTGTGAACACCTTGGCAATTTGACAAACGTCACCTTGACttgcgaaagaaaaacaacaacaaaaaggctaccaaaaaaactaattacataaaaaaaactaccaataCATGCTGTAGATTTTGCATTTCACGTTTCCTGTCCGCTCGGCTCCGCTTCCACGACGGGGCTATGATGCTGTGTTAGATAAGTGCGGGCCCCTCACGTTGGATATGTATAGATTGGTGATTAGACAACGATTCCGCGCAGTCTATCACCGAAGAACGCTCGAATAGCTCTCCAAACACGCACTCGCGGGTCAGGAAGCGAAACCTTCGGCGACAAGGTAAACCAGCAGCAGTGTGGCGTAGTGGCGAATCATTGTCGCCTGCCGAACAAAACCCTCCACACCATTACCGTGGGCATCCTGTCGGGCTGAGCGTGGAGCGAGAAAGTTGTTGTGCGCATACGTCCCCCTCCCAACGAACGGGTGgcaatttgttgttgttttttttttttttttaattttgtcgCGGCTTCAGTGACGAAGCAACCAACAACATTCACTATCACTAAACAGAACACACGCGCGTGGACAACATGCCATTCCATAAGTACATTTTTACCCCGAGACTGCTGAAGGAGTACGATGGATCGCGGGTAAGTGCGCCCTCGGGGGGGACGAGCATTTTGTTGTCGTTGCACTTCCGTTTTCACCAATTTTCTGTTAAACTTTCTCTTCCATCTCTGTTACGGTCTGATTGATTTTGCGCACCAGGACAACTACGAGCCGGGAACGTTGGAAAAATATGGAGACCAGCTCCTGACAGCTGTTAGTTTGTTAGCTAAGCCGCAGCACGAACAGCACAAATTGGATAATGTTTCCTTTTCGATTCTTTCCCCTACCTCCCCCCGCGCAAACAGTTAAATCTGATGTGGAGCTTCAGCTACTACACCTCCCCCATCCTGGTGTCGATTCTGTATCGGCGAGGTTACTTTGTCGCCGAATCGGTTGGCCCCTTTGCCAAGGTAACGACCGGGCTGGGACTGCTGGTGGCCATGTCGCTCTGTATGCGCGGTCTCGGCCGTTCGATGAACACGGTGTACGTGCGGTTTGCGGAAACGCTCGAGAATGCACGACGCAGTAGCGACCGGTGCGGGGCTCCGAAGGCGGCCCTCCGCCGCTACGACTTTGATTTCGAGCAGTGGCCCGTCGACTACACCGTAAAGGGTGGAAGGTACGTTATTGGGGGGCGAGATGCATTCTGAAGCCTACTTGGATGGTAAACTCGTATGTttattcgcttttttttgctgtttcagTCGCAAAACGGTTGCCCAGCGGAACAAGAACTTCTGGATCTCGTCGCTGCCGTGCCAGATTGCGGCGTACGTTGCCATTCACACGTTTGGCATTCGGATGATTTATCCCGGCTCGGTACGGCTGCTGCAAAGCTACGTCGGTATGTGCATTCGTTGTGTTTCAAGcggtgctgcaaaatgtcacgagcatcacgagatgttcaccaacgaaaacactGAAGAAATCCGTGGTAGCTTCATGATCATTGGTGATACTAAATCATAGTggccaacactcatgactgaaacgaggCTCAATTCAGCCCACGGAAACAACTGAgttgatcagaggtgagactcaaacagttggcttgacatgacattttgtttagcacccaactcttgatcactcacttggtcacgacattttctgtcggtgataatcacgacattcttggaatatcaaacagagcgagaaaccatgctcattttgtttcttggaaccactcgcaaaCACCGCATATCTCTCatgactatcgtgatgatcaccgactgaaaatgtcgcgaccaagtgactgaccaagagttggttgcacacaatgtcaccaagcataagatggtcgcaaaaactgtttgagtctcacctctgatcatcacagtagagctcgtgacgctgacattatTTTGGTTCAGTCATAATTTGTCATGAAAAGAAAGTcttgacatagtgactgaccaagtgttggtcgcaaaaatgtcacgaagtATGCATTGGTTAGagcaatcgttttgagtatctcCTCTGATTATCAatattgagtacgtgacgctgacatggattttgtttccgtcagattttttttataacattgacagtgacatttagCAGCACTGGTTTCAAGCACCAAACGGGATGTGCTTACATTGCTAGTTCTCtatttccccctcccccataGAGCCCATGCTGATCGAAGGCCGCACGAAGCTGGTGACGCAATGCAATGGGCAGCGGAACAAGGTAAAAACGGCGGACGGAAACGAAATCGACACGATCGTGGTGGACAACCGGAACAAGAGCGCAAATGGTAAAACGCTCGTCATCTGCTCGGAAGGCAATGCGAGCTTCTACGAGATTGGCATCATGTCGACGCCGCTAGATTTGAAGTATTCCGTGCTCGGCTGGAACCATCCCGGATTCGCCGGCAGTAGTGTAAGTTAGAGCGCAATGCCCTTCCCGTGATGTTTATGAGAGATGCGGTAATTTTCGCTTGCATTGTCACCTCCCTTACAGGGACGCCCGTACCCAGACCAGGATCAGAACGCGATCGACGCTGTGCTGCAGTTTGCTATCCGCGAGCTTGGCTTCAAGCCGGAAAACATCATCCTGTACGGCTGGAGCATCGGGGGCTACTCGACGCTGTATGCCGCCAGCCAGTACCCGGAGGTGAAGGGCGTCGTTCTCGATGCGACGTTCGACGATGTGCTGCAGCTAGCGTTGCCCCGCATGCCGGAACAGATCTCCAACATTGTCAAGATCGCCGTGCGGGATTATGTGAATCTGAACAACACGGAGCTGATCGTCCGCTACAATGGGCCGGTGTTGCTGATCAGACGCACGGAGGATGAAATTATTTGCTCAGAGTAAGTGGACGGAACGATCGAGCAAAtaaggttttattttattttatttaaaaaatgaatctttttttctttttttgtccaCAGAGATGCCAACCTTGGTACAAATAGGGGAAATTTCCTGCTCATTAGTATGCTTAAGTATCGATTCCCAAACATTCTCAAACCGGAACAGGAAACCTACGCGAAGGAACTGCTATCGAAACCGGTCGATTTCATCAAGGATGGTTCGTAGAATGcgattttcatccaaatttatcatttttaatattgaTTTTCTCTTCCGCTTCTTCCTTTCCAGTACCGGAACAGTATTGCATGTCACTGCTCATGTCCTACCTTAACGACAACGGTAACAATGGAACGAGCCGGAGCTATCCGATCGAAATCGGTGCCGAATATACGACGGAGCAGCGCAACTCTATGGTCAAATTCTTGGTATGTAAACTCCCCCCTTTGCGTGCACGGAAACAGCCGGGTATTGATTTTGGTTCCTATCTTCCTTCCACAGATTAAAAAGTACTTGGCAGACTTTAAATCGACCCACTGCACACCGCTGCCGGAAGAATTCTTCCAAACGCCGTGGGAAATTCCAACCGAAACAGACTACGTTTTTACATAAGCTGCGGAACACTTTGTGCTATTATAGTATAAGTTTCTGGTCGGTTGAGGTAAGCTGTGGCTGCTTTATTTCGTttcgtgggtgtgtgtgtttgtttcctcTTCGTTTTCAGACAAAAGCAGTACAGTTTTCTGTGTTTGGTGGGTTTTCTAAACATTACAATTGGTCAGCTTATCTATGCGCCCCTTGAAACCTCCCGTTTGTGGATGATTTTCTTCTCTCGTGTTAAGAGTCTTTTTTGCTAAAATG comes from the Anopheles coluzzii chromosome 2, AcolN3, whole genome shotgun sequence genome and includes:
- the LOC120948982 gene encoding phosphatidylserine lipase ABHD16A codes for the protein MPFHKYIFTPRLLKEYDGSRDNYEPGTLEKYGDQLLTALNLMWSFSYYTSPILVSILYRRGYFVAESVGPFAKVTTGLGLLVAMSLCMRGLGRSMNTVYVRFAETLENARRSSDRCGAPKAALRRYDFDFEQWPVDYTVKGGSRKTVAQRNKNFWISSLPCQIAAYVAIHTFGIRMIYPGSVRLLQSYVEPMLIEGRTKLVTQCNGQRNKVKTADGNEIDTIVVDNRNKSANGKTLVICSEGNASFYEIGIMSTPLDLKYSVLGWNHPGFAGSSGRPYPDQDQNAIDAVLQFAIRELGFKPENIILYGWSIGGYSTLYAASQYPEVKGVVLDATFDDVLQLALPRMPEQISNIVKIAVRDYVNLNNTELIVRYNGPVLLIRRTEDEIICSEDANLGTNRGNFLLISMLKYRFPNILKPEQETYAKELLSKPVDFIKDVPEQYCMSLLMSYLNDNGNNGTSRSYPIEIGAEYTTEQRNSMVKFLIKKYLADFKSTHCTPLPEEFFQTPWEIPTETDYVFT